From Cryobacterium sp. GrIS_2_6:
CGTCCCTGACCGCCGGAGAGGTGGTCCTGTGGGGTGGACTCCGGGATGCGACGAACACCTTCGAACAGATCGAGAAGCGCCAACTGATCTAGTCCCCGGGTCGGGGAACACAGCGCACGCCGCGACCGCCCCCGGCAGCGGCCCGTCCTCAACAAAGTTTCTCTGACCGGGTTTTCCACAGGCCATTTGTGGGGTGGCGGATGCCGGTGGAATGTCGGTGGTGGTCCGTAGAGTGCCCCCATGACAGTTGAAGAACCCTCAGAATCTCACCTGGACAGCCCCGTGGACAGCAGTGTGGACAGCGCTGCGGAACCCCCTCCCGGGACCCCTCCCGAGAACCCTCCCGCCATCCCTCCTGATGTCCCTCCCGACAGCAGCCTCAACGCCCAGCACCTCGGCCTGGTGGAGCCGTCCCTCGCCGATTTCTATGACGCGATCCGGGAAGCAGACCGGGAAATCAACCGGGCCACCGCTCGCCGGGCCGCCGCGATCTATACCGCGCAACGGGTGCTGGCCGATGCGGGCCGGGCCCGGGCGGAGGCCGCCGAGCAGGCCGGCGGGCCGCGCCCGCCGTGGTCGCCGGAGGAGGCCACCAAGGAGGAGTTCACCTGCGAGGTCGGGGCCCTGCTCCGGCTGCCGCGGCGCACGGCGGAGACCCTGATCGAAGCCAGCCGCACCCTCGCCGAAGACCTCCCCGCAACCCGGGACGCCCTCGCCATCGGGGCGATCAGTTACCGGCACGCTCAAGTGATCATGGACCAGGCCTGGGGCATCCGCATGGGAGACGACCCGGAAGCGGCCGCCCGGGCCCGCGCCGTGTTCGAAGACGTCCTGGTGCCCGTCGCGGAAGTCCTCACCGTGGCGAAGCTGTCCGACCGGGCCCGGCGGGTGCGGGAACGCACCCACCCGGAAACCATCACCGCGAGGCACCAGAAGAGCGTCGAAGACCGGCACGTGGTCTTCCAGGCCCTCAACGACGGGATGGCGTCGTTGTATGTGACCGGGGACGCGGAGAAGGTGCAGGCCGCCTACCACCGCACCCTCGACACGGCGCTCTGCCTGCAGGGCCCGGAGGAAACCCGCACCCTGACCCAGCTGGCTGCAGACGTGCTCACCGACGTGCTGCTCAGCGGGGTCACCCCGGACGGACTGGGTGCCGGGGTGGCCGCGCAGGTCAACGTCACCGTCCCGGTCCTGACCCTGCTGGGCACGAGCGAGGAACCCGGGTATCCGGCCGGGTACGGACCCATCGACCCCGACACGGCACGGCGTCTCGCGGCGGGGGCGCCGAGCTTCACCCGGCTGCTCACCCACCCGGAGACCGGGGTCGTGCTCTCGATGGGACGGGACACCTACAAGGTCCCCGCCGCGCTCAAGAAGTGGCTCGAGGTGCGCGATGAAACCTGCACCTTCCCCGGCTGCCGCCGCTCGGCGAAACGCTCCGACGTGGACCACAGCGTCGAGTGGCAGCACGGCGGCGAAACCAACGCGATGAACCTCGCCCACCTCTGCCCGTATCACCACGCGGTCAAGAGCTACAAAAGATGGACACCGAGACACCTGGGCGATGGTCGGATCGAGTGGACGTCCCCGGCCGGGTACCGCTACATCGTGGAACCCTCCGCCGACATGAGGCCACCCCGGAAACCCAAACCCGCACCGAAACCGCGGGTTCCGTTCGTGGATGTCTGGACCCTCGACCCCGAACCCAACGACCCCGACAACCCCGACAACCCAAGCCCGTTCTAGTCAGCAGCGCAGCCGAAGAGGCGCCAGCGGGCTGGTGCCTGCGGACGCCCCTGGGTGCGGTGATGCTGGGTACGGTGATGCTGGGTACAGCCCGACTTGGTACTGCGCCGCTAGACGCTCGCTACTTGGTACTGCGCCGCTTGACGCTCGCGACTTAGTACCGCGCTACTGGGTACTGCGCTACTTGGCACTGGTTGAGCTCGTGCTCTCACCGATGATGCCGTGTTCCCAGCGGCGTTCGTCGAGGTCGTTGGCGATCCTGCGGTACTTATCGTCGGACACGGTGTAGATGAAGTAGATGATGATGGCGGCGATGACCAGTGCGAGGGCCGGATACAGCGTCATGACCGCCTTGATACCTTCGAGCGTCTCGCCCGACTGGCTGGTGGCCTTGGCCACATATCCGGTGACGGCGAGCATGCCGGCACCGACCACCGCGGCGCGGGACTGGGCGAGCTTGCGAGAGAAGCTGAAGGCGGCAGAGGTCACGCCCTCCTTGCGCACCCCGGTGTGCCATTCGCCGTAGTCGATCGTGTCGGAGACGAACGCCCAGGTGATGCCGTTCGGGATGGCCAGTGCGGCGGAGCCGATGGTGACGAGGATCATGAACGTCCACAGGTTGGTCGGGATGATGAAGTCCAGCCCGTTGGCGACGATCGCGATGATGAAGCTGCCCATCACGGTGCGCTTCTTGCCGAAGCGCATGACGAGCCTCGGGATGAACATGATGCCGACGATGGAGGCACCGATCATGACGAGGTTCAGTACGGCCTGGAGTGCGAGGTTCCCGAGGTTGTACTGGGCGAAGAAGATCATCATCATGTTGTTGACGTTCATCGACGAGATCGTGAAGAGGGACATCAGCACGAGGCCGAGCAGCGGGCGATTGGTGAGAACTGCCCTGGCGTAATCCTTGATGCCGTTCTTCCCCGAGCTCGCTGCCCGGTTGATGACGACATTCTCCTTGGTGCCCCGGTAGCAGAGCACGAATGAGACCATGGTGAAGGTGACGACGGTCATGACCGCGAGGAGGATCGCGCTGACCATCATCACCGGGCGGAACTTGCCGCGCTTGCCGATCTTGCGGCTGTCGATGAAGATCGCGGCGAGCGGGTCCATGACGGCGTCGAAGAGTTTCACGAGCACGAAGATCAGGGCGACGACCGCCGGGCCGATGCCCGCGGTGTCGATCCAGAACTTGGTCAGGTAGGCCTGACCCAGGTCGAACATGAACCCGCTGCCCAGGTCGCCGAATCCGTAGGCGACCTTCTCCTTCGTATTGAGTCGGGCTTCTGAACCAAAGACGGCGGGGGTGGGCTCTGCGGCAGAGACAATCTCCGCGTTCTCTTGGATGGTCATGGTCGCTCGACGCCAGGAACCTGCGCGTGTGGACGCAGCGCAGCAAAGTGGCACTGTTTCCCTCGTCGTGCGGCGAGCCCCGGGTGCAGCGCACGACAAAGCCCCCTGCCTCCCGGTCAAATGCGGGAGGCAGGGGGCTTTGTCGTGCCCGTTACTCGGCCAGGCTCTCGCCGGATCCGTTGCAGAGGAACAGGGTGGCACCCGCCGCGATCACGGTGACCACGAGTGTGGTGATGCCGATCACGATCGGGATGTTGCTCGTTCCGGGAGGAGCCATCAGGGTGAAGATCGCCGGCGCGAACGCGGCAAGCATCAGGCCGACGTTCTGCGAGACGGCGAAGCCGGTGACGCGCAGCCGGGTGGGGAACTGCTCCTGGTAGGCCGTGGCGAATGTGGCGTTCCACATCTGGAAGAAAATCGACATGGCGAGCACGCCGAGGATGAGCACCATGGCGAAGTTCTTTTCCTGCACCGCGAAGAGGAACGGGATCGAGGTGAGGCCGCCGCCGAGGGCGCCGGTGATCATGAGCGCCTTCCTGCCGAAGACGTCGGAGAGCTTCCCGAACAGCGGGATCGTCAGGGCAGAGACCGTGTTGATGATGAGGATGATCCACAGGAACTCACTCGTCGTGAAGCCGACTCCGTAACTCTCCTGCTTGCCGTAGGTGACACCGAAGACCAGGGTCGCGGTGCCGATCACGTTGGCGAGCGTGCTGATGACGCAGATGAGGAGCATGCGCGGGTAGCGACGGAACAGTTCGATCGCCGGGGTCTTGAACTCCTTGACCTGGGACTGCTTCAGGTAGGCGGGCGGCTCTTCGATGTTGCGGCGAATCAAGTAGCCGGCGAGGATGACGACCGCGCTGAGCAGGAACGGAATCCGCCATCCCCAGCTCTGGAAGGCCTCGGCGGGGAGCGCGGATGCCAGCGGAAGCATGAAGGCGAGGGCGAGGATGCTGCCGATCTGGGACCCCTGCAGGCTGAAGCTTGCGAAGAAGCCCCGCTTGGCATCGGGCGAGTGCTCGACGATGAGGGCGTTGGAGGCGCCCAGCTCCCCGGCGACGGCGAAGCCCTGGACGAGCCGGAGCACCACCAGCAGGATCGGCGCGAGAATGCCGACCTGGGAGTACGTCGGCAGAACGCCCACGAGGAGCGTGGCCAGGCCCATCATCATCATGGCGATGACGAGGACATGCTTCCGCCCGTGGCGGTCGGCCAGGTTGCCCAGGACAATGGCGCCGATGGGCCGCGCGACATAGCCGACGCCGTACGTCGCCAGCGAGGCGACGATGGCGACGGCCGGGCTCGCGGTGGGGAAGAACACCGTCGGGAACACGAGTGCTGCTGCTTGGGAGTACAACGTGAAGTCGTAGTACTCCAGTGCGCTTCCGATCCACCCACTGAAGGCGGCGCGCTTGAGATTGCGGGATGAAACCTGTTTGTCGTTCGACGGCGTCCTCTGTGACGTTGCCGTGTTTTCGCTCATGACGAAACCCTTGATCTTCCTTGATAAGTGGTTCTAGTGTGATCGTTCGTGGTGCAGAGTGCAGTTCGCCGGTCAGGCGAGTGGCGCGAGGATGTAGTCGCGCACCTCCCCCGGTTCGGCGTTTGCGATGAAATACTCCGTGAAGTTCTCGGTGGCGATGGTTTCCTTCAGGAAGTCCTGATCGATTTCCTTGAGCACCTGGATGAGGGGCTTGTACACGACCGCCTTCACCTCGTTGAGGATGCGTGCATTGCGCTGCTCAGGGACCACCCGTTCCTTGGGGTACCCGCCACCCATCGGCTCGGCGAACAGGCGCTCGAAGATGAGCGTGAGGTTGAGCTCGGCCCCCCAGCCGAAGCCCTTCGCATAAGGGATGGAGAGCGCGTTGCCTCCGTTGATCTGGGAAAAGAGGTAGGCATCCGTCGGTTCGATGGCGATGCCGCAGACCACGCCGGGGAAGCTGTTGCAGGCGAGCATGGCCCCCACGCCGGTGCCGCAGCCGGTGACGACAAAGTCCACGGCCTTCGTGCCCAACAGGATCGAGGCGAGGAGACCGTTCTGAACGTAGGTCAGCCGGCTCTCGCCCTCTTTCCCGGTCATCCCGTAGTTAAAGGACTCGTGGCCTTTCTCGTCGGCCACATCCTTGAGCGCCTTGTAGATGATGGCGTTCTTGGAAGCCTGGGAGTTCTCGTTTATCAAAGCAATCTTCATTGGTTCTTCGACCTTTTTCATTGATGGTGCTCACGATGTGGTGCGGGCAGTCCCGCGTTACTGAGGGGTTTTCCCGATGTAGGCGAGGATGCCGCCGTCGACATAGAGGACCAGGCCGTTGACGAAGTCGCTCGCGTCGGAGGCCAGGAACACTGCCGGCCCCATCAGGTCCCTGGGGGTCCCCCAGCGCGCGGCCGGGGTCCTCGCGATGATGAACTGGTCGAAGGGATGCCGGGAGCCATCGTCCTGGAGTTCACGGAGCGGGGCCGTCTGCGGCGTTGCGATGTAGCCAGGGCCGATGGCGTTGCACTGGATGTTGGCCTCGGCGAATTCGGAGCAGATGTTGCGGGTGAGCATCTTCAGGCCACCCTTGGCTGCGGCGTAAGCCGACACGGTTTCGCGCCCGAGTTCCGACATCATCGAGCACATGTTGATGATCTTTCCGTGGCCGTTCTTGATCATTCCCGGCAGCACGGCCTTGGCGACGATGAACGGCCCGTTGAGGTCGACGTCGATCACCTGACGGAAGTCGGCGACGCTCATCTCGAGCATCGGGACGCGCTTGATGATGCCGGCGTTGTTGACGAGGATGTCGATGGTGCCGACCTCGTCCTCGATCTGCTTGACCATCGCAACGATCGCGTCTTCGTCAGTGACGTCCGCGACATATCCGTGAGCCTCGATCCCGGCTTCCTTGTAGGCGGCGAGTCCCCGGTCGACGGCCGCCTGGTCGCGATCGTTGAAGACGATCCGGGCGCCCGCCACCGCATACGCCGAGGCGATTGCCAGTCCGATGCCGTAGCTGGCGCCGGTGATCAGGGCGACTTTGCCGCTCAGGGAGAAGCTCTCCATGTCAAACTTTTCGGTCATTTTCTTACTCTTTTCGTGGAAGGCATGGTCGTCTCAGCAGAAGGAGACGAGATATTCGGCGAAGCACAGCACCGTGAGCGATTGGCCGTACGGCATCGCCGTCTGGTCGATGTTCTTGTAGAAGTCCAGGTCGTCACCCATTCCGGTTCCGACCGAGACGTTCTGGACTTCGCCCTCGTCGGTGATCCGGTCGTACAGTGCGGCGACGGCCTTCTCCGCCACGGCCGCATAGCTCTTGTCGATGTAGCGCTCATGTACCGCTTTGAGCAGCCCGTATGCGATACCGGCGGTCGCGGACGACTCGAGGTAGGAGGTCGGGTCATCGAGCAGCGTGTGCCACATGCCGGACTCGTCCTGCAGCTCCGCGAGTGCGGAGACCTGGCTGTTCAGAATTTCGAGCAACCAGTCCCGGATCGGGTCTCCGGGCTTGAGTCCCAGGGTGCCGATGAGTTCCGGAATGGCGATGGTGATCCAGCAGTTGCCACGTGCCCAGAGCGCGTCTGCGTAGTTGTCACGGCGCTCGAACGACCAGCCGTGGAACCAGAGGCCCGTCTTCTTGTCCAAGAGGTACTGGGCATGGATGAGGAACTGGTACTTGGCTTCCTCGATGTATTCCGGCCGATCCAGGAGGCGACCGATCTTCGCGAGGGGCAGCACCGTCATCATCAAGGTGTCGTCCCAGAGCTGCTGAGAGTTCGGCCCGGCATAGGTCATGTGCTGCATGCCACCACCGTGAGTGCGCGGCATGTCGTGCATGGCCCATTGCGCCCACTGGTTGAGGTACGGGATGTACCTGCTGTCCTTGGTGTCCTCATACAGGCAGGCCATGGCGAGCAGCGGTGCCATCGTGTTGACGTTTTTCGGCGGAGCGCCCGCGGCGAGCGCGGTATCGAACCACTCGCGGACGACATCCGCTGCCAGGGAATTTCCGGTGATCCGGTAGTTCTTGTAGATCCCGTAGAGACCGACACCCTGGGGCCAATTCCAGACATTCCAGCTCTTGTCGTCGACGACGACATCACTGAAATGGAGTAAAAACTTACCTGACTCGTCCCTGATTGTGGTCAGGTTGGAGATCATGGCATCGATCTTTTGAACGATCTGCTCTCTGCTGACGGCAGTGTCTAGATGCATGGTTTCTCTTCACAATCTTCTTTGATTCCTTGTATTTGAAACGTTACAACCCCGGAATCCGTCGATATAGGCCCCGTGGTGTCGACCGTTGCTCAAAAACTGCCGTTTCTTGCAGCGGAGGCTGCGTGCCAGACTGTCGCCTGAGCTCTCGGAGAGGAGGCGCCGATGGAGCCTCGCCGCGCAGTGATCGTGAACACGATGGTCTCCGGGCATTTCGAGCTGTACCACGTCGACAATGCCGTCCGTGAGCACGCAAACCTGCACTATCACGACTTCCACGAGATCAATTGCGTACTGCGCGGCACGGGTGTCTTCCGGCTCGGCGGAACCGAGTACTCCACGGAACCGGGAACCGTGACCTTCGTGCGGAGGAACGACCTGCACAACATCGTCAGGCAGTCCAGCGAGTACTACGAACGTGCGTACATCCACATTCGCGAGGAGTTCCTCACGAGCCGTTCCTCAGACAGCACCAACCTCAACCTCCTGTTCGCCAAGGACGGCACCCCGACCAGCCAGGTCATCAGTGTGGATGCCGACTGGTTGCGCGAACAGATTTCTCACCTGGACGAGCCCGATCAGGAGGGCTTCGGCGCGGACCTCGTCCGAGAGAACCGGCTGATCGAGTTCCTGATCGACCTCAACAAGGCGGTCTTCGGCTCCGAGAACGCCGTCGTTCCCCACGACCTTCCCGTGTCGGCCCTCATCTCGGCGGTCATGGGCTACGTCGCCGACAACCTGGACGAGGATCTGTCACTCGATGCCGTCGCGGGCAGGTTCTTCATCAGTAAGTACTACCTGTCACGCCAGTTCAAGACGAACACCGGACTCAATTTCCACCAGTACACGCTCAAGAAGCGACTGCTGCACAGCAAAGACCTCCTGAGCACGCACGGGAACGCCCTGGACGTCTATCGGATCGCCGGGTTCTCGTCGTACACGCACTTCCTCCGCTGCTTCAAGGATGAGTTCGGCATGACGAGCAAGGAATTCATCCGCCGGAGTCGCAACCCCGAAGGCATTCACTTCGAGAATCCCGATTCCGTGTAGCGATCCACGGTCCTGGCAATCGCGTCGTTGACGGTTTCCTCCATGATGACGGCGAGACAGGGAGCGTGCGCGCTGATCGTGGCCAGAATCTGGGCGACCGGGAGGACCCCGTCGTCGATGTCGCAGCGGACGACGCGACCGTCCGAGAGGCGGTAGTCGTCGAGGTGGGCCGCGACGATGCGTCCCCCGAACCGTTCAAAGGCGTCGCTCGTCAATGCCGCAAGATCGACGGGCTCGTTCGGGTCGAGCAACGCCGTGGCGTCGAACACGATGCCGAGGAAGGGTGAGTCGACGTCGTCGAGGAGTTGCTCGACCCGATCGAGGTTATAGATCGGGTGGTTAATGCCCGGCTCAATGGCGACGATGGTCCCCACGCGTTCGCCGAATTCCGCGAGCCGCCGAATCACCGCTGCGGCCTCCCGGTACGCCTCATCCGTGAAGTTTGCCCGGGTATAGGCAAAACCCTCCGCATTGACGCTCCCCGTCTCGGTCGCCACCATCGGGGCACCAAAATGCCGAGCGTTGAGCAGATAGGCCTCGAACTTCCGCAGGATCGCCTCCCTGCGATCGGCATCCGGATGAATGATGTTGTCGTAGCAGCCCAGCACGGCGATATCCACGCCCTGGGCGGCCATCACGCGGCGGAAGTAAGCGCCCAGGCCGGGGTTGACAGCGCGTGCGCCATTCAGTTCGGGGAAGGACCGGCCCAGGGCCAGTTGCACGTTGTGCACCCCGTATCCCGCCAGGCCACGCGCCAGCGCCTCGGGAGTTGACGCCCACGTCACGTCGTGTCCGCGAGCGCCGAAATTGATCGTCATATCCGTACCTTTCACCGCTGTGGCCAACTCGCCGAACTGTACACCTCTGCCTGGGCGAGCCCTGACCTGGTCATCCGGGCGGAGAATGGCGGCCCCGTGACCAGCGCAACCCCCACGCACGGCGATAATCAGACCATGGGCGCAGATCGAGACAACGAGGATGCCAGACCTCGTGCCGCCAGTGTGTTCGATGTGGCCAGGGTCGCTGGAGTGTCCCACCAGACGGTCTCCCGTGTCCTGAATGATCACCCCAGCCTTCGCGCAGCCACGCGACAGAAGGTGCTCGATGCCATTCGGGAGCTGAACTACCGGCCGAACGCGGCCGCCCGCGCGTTGTCCTCGAGTCGATCGCGCCTGATCGGAATACTGTCGACCTCGAGTGGAGAGTACGGCCCCGCGACCATCGTCGCCGCCATCGGGGCAGCAGCACGCAGTCGCGGCTACAGCGTGACGATCGCGAACGCGGACGGACTCGACCGAAGATCAGTGGATGACGCACTCAGCCATCTGGCCGACCTCTCTGCCGAGGGGCTGATCGTGGTGGCCCCGCAGACCCAGGTGCTCGTCGCTCTCGAAGGCCTGACGATCCCGGTGCCATATGTGACGCTGCAGACGGCAGCGGGGAGCGGGCTGCATGGCGGGATGCTGGACCAGATCCGGGGGGCCCGGCTGGCCACCTCGCATCTCATGGATCTCGGCCATCAGCGCGTGGGCCACATCGCCGGCCCGCCAGAATGGCTCGACGCGCAACAGCGCCTGACCGGTTTCCAGGAGGAGCTTCGATCGCGCCAGCTGGATCCGCGATTCGTAGAGATCGGCGACTGGAGCGCCGCGTCAGGTCATCGTGCCGCCCGTGCGCTGATCGAACAGGGCGTGACGGCCATTTTCTCCGGTAACGACCAGATGGCGCTCGGCGCCCTGAGCGCCGCGGTCTCCCTGGGGATGACCGTGCCGGGGGATCTCAGCATCGTCGGCTTCGATGACGTTCCCGAGGCCGCGTACTACCAGCCCGCGCTGACGACCGTTCGGCAGGACCTGGCCGAAGCCGGACGGCGCGCCGTGGCCCTTCTCCTCGGAGAAGCTGACGTGCGTCCTGCCGTCGACCCTGAGCTCATCGAGCGGGCGTCCACCGGAGCCCCGCCGGAGCGGCCGCGACCCGAATGCTGACGGTCGACATACGGGATGCCGATGTCGTAGACTGCATATGATCGCCAATGTGATCGATCACATGCGTAAGTCAAAGGAGTCTTGTGTCGACATCGAGTACCGTTTCCCCCGGCGATTCCGCACGAGACGACCTCCGTGCGGGGCGCCTCTCGCTCGGGATCGAACTGGGGTCGACCCGGATCAAGGCGTGCCTGATCGGCGACGACCCGTCCCAGGTGATCGCGGTCGGCAGTCACGAGTGGGACAACGAGTTCGTCGGACAGGTCTGGACCTATTCGCTCGAGAACGTGTGGTCTGGCTTGCAGGCGGCCTACGCCGACCTCATCGACAATGCCGAATCACGCTACGGCTTACGCCCGGACGGCTTCGCGGCGATCGGCGTCTCGGCCATGATGCACGGATACCTCGCGTTCGATGCGGCCGGCGACCTCCTCGCGCCCTTCAGAACCTGGCGGAACACGACGACCGGCCCTGCTGCCGCGGAACTCACCGACCTGTTCGGCGTGAACATCCCGCTGCGCTGGTCCATTGCACATCTCCGTCAGGCGGTCCTCGACGACGAACCGCACGTCCCCGAGATCGCCTTTCTCACCACCCTTGCCGGTTATGTGCACTGGCGGCTCACGGGTCGGAAAGTCCTGGGAGTCGGCGACGCATCGGGCATGTTCCCGATCGACGCGCTCACGAAGACCTACGATGCCGAGCTGGTGGCGCGATACGACGGGCTCTCCGCGGCCGGCACGCCCGGATCAGGCATCGTCGACCTGTTGCCGGAGGTGCTTGTGGCGGGTCAGCCCGCAGGGGCCCTGACCGAACAGGGTGCCCGGCTTCTCGACCCGACCGGCACGCTCAAGCCCGGCGCGGCCCTCTGCCCGCCCGAGGGTGACGCCGGAACGGGAATGGTCGCGACCCGATCTGTCGCCCCCCGCTCGGGCAATGTCAGTGCGGGCACGAGTATCTTCGCCATGGTCGTGCTCGAACGACCGCTCGAGAATGTGCACCACGAGCTCGACGTTGTCACGACTCCCGCCGGGGACCCCGTCGCGATGGTCCACTGCAACAACGGTGCGAGCGAACTCGCGACCTGGGTCGGCCTCTTCGCCCGGTTCGCCGCGGTCGCCGGCCAGCCGCTCGCCAGCGATGTCGTGTTCGACGCGCTGTTCCGCGAAGCACTCGAGGGCGAGGCGGACGCCGGTGGGCTGTTGGCCTACAATCACCTGGCGGGCGAGCCGATCGCCGGCCTCAGCGAGGGCAGACCCCTCGTCGTGCGCACGCCGGACAGCCGGCTGACGCTCGCGAACTTCATGCGGGCCCAGCTCTACGGCGTTTTCGGCACGCTCAGCCTCGGGATGCGCGTCCTTGCCGACGAGGGCGTCGTGATCGAGGAGATGTTCGCCCACGGCGGCATGTTCCGCACCGCAGGGGTCGCGCAGCGATTCCTCGCCGGGGCGCTCGGCACCCCCGTCACCGTGACCGAAACGGCCTCGGAAGGCGGCGCCTGGGGCATCGCGGTGCTGGCGTCCTACCTGCGGGCCGCCGAGCACGGCCAGAGCCTCGACGACTACCTCGACGAACAGGTCTTCGCGAACACCGCGTTCGACACTACCCAGCCGGATCCGACAGACGTCGCCGGATTCACCACCTACCTTGCACGCTATTCCGCCGGCCTCGCCGTCGAACGTACCGCCGTTGACGCACTCTCACTGAAGGAAATCACCCTATGAGCAACCGCATCACTCCCGACCTGACCTCCTACGAGGTCTGGTTCCTCACCGGCAGCCAGAACCTCTACGGCGAGGAGACCCTTCGACAGGTGGCGGAGCAGTCGCGCGCCATTTCGGACACGCTCGCGGCAGCATCCGACATTCCGATCACGATCGTGTGGAAGCCGGTGCTGAAGGATTCGGAGTCGATCAAGCGCGCGATCCTCGAGGCGAATGCCGCCGACAACGTGATCGGCTTGATCGCATGGATGCACACGTTCTCTCCCGCGAAGATGTGGATCTCCGGGCTCGACGCCCTCCAGAAGCCCCTGCTGCACTTCCACACCCAGG
This genomic window contains:
- a CDS encoding LacI family DNA-binding transcriptional regulator encodes the protein MSASAEIDRHIRTFHRCGQLAELYTSAWASPDLVIRAENGGPVTSATPTHGDNQTMGADRDNEDARPRAASVFDVARVAGVSHQTVSRVLNDHPSLRAATRQKVLDAIRELNYRPNAAARALSSSRSRLIGILSTSSGEYGPATIVAAIGAAARSRGYSVTIANADGLDRRSVDDALSHLADLSAEGLIVVAPQTQVLVALEGLTIPVPYVTLQTAAGSGLHGGMLDQIRGARLATSHLMDLGHQRVGHIAGPPEWLDAQQRLTGFQEELRSRQLDPRFVEIGDWSAASGHRAARALIEQGVTAIFSGNDQMALGALSAAVSLGMTVPGDLSIVGFDDVPEAAYYQPALTTVRQDLAEAGRRAVALLLGEADVRPAVDPELIERASTGAPPERPRPEC
- a CDS encoding FGGY-family carbohydrate kinase; its protein translation is MSTSSTVSPGDSARDDLRAGRLSLGIELGSTRIKACLIGDDPSQVIAVGSHEWDNEFVGQVWTYSLENVWSGLQAAYADLIDNAESRYGLRPDGFAAIGVSAMMHGYLAFDAAGDLLAPFRTWRNTTTGPAAAELTDLFGVNIPLRWSIAHLRQAVLDDEPHVPEIAFLTTLAGYVHWRLTGRKVLGVGDASGMFPIDALTKTYDAELVARYDGLSAAGTPGSGIVDLLPEVLVAGQPAGALTEQGARLLDPTGTLKPGAALCPPEGDAGTGMVATRSVAPRSGNVSAGTSIFAMVVLERPLENVHHELDVVTTPAGDPVAMVHCNNGASELATWVGLFARFAAVAGQPLASDVVFDALFREALEGEADAGGLLAYNHLAGEPIAGLSEGRPLVVRTPDSRLTLANFMRAQLYGVFGTLSLGMRVLADEGVVIEEMFAHGGMFRTAGVAQRFLAGALGTPVTVTETASEGGAWGIAVLASYLRAAEHGQSLDDYLDEQVFANTAFDTTQPDPTDVAGFTTYLARYSAGLAVERTAVDALSLKEITL